GTAGGCAGCGATGGTTGGAACCTTGGCAAGCAACCGGATGGTGCTGATTTCTACCTGCTCGGCATCGAAGGGGTCCAACGAGTCTTGGTAAAACGTGGAAAGTGCGCTGACCGCGCTCGACAGCACCGGCATCGGGTGGGCATCCGAGGGAAAACCAGTAAAGAAGTTCTTCAAGTCCTCGTGTAGCAGGGTGTGGATCCGCAGTTTGTCGCTGAACGCGGCCAACTCAGTCGCCGATGGCAGCCGACCGTAGATCAAGAGGTAGGAGACCTCAATGAACGTCGACTGTTGCGCGAGTTGCTCGATTGGATAACCCCGGTAACGCAGGATGCCCGCGTCTCCGTCGATGTAGGTAATCGCGGACTCGCAGGCGGCGGTGTTGACGAAGCCGGGATCGAGAGTCACGCAGCCGGTGCTCTTGAGCAGGTTCGACACGTCGAACCCGTCCTCGCCCTCAACGGCGGCGACTCGGTCGAGCGTGAGCTCACCGCCGGGATACTGCAATACGGCTGGCGAGTCAGCAGCGGTTTCACTCATGAATCAGACGCTACTCTCCGGCTCTGCAATGGCTAGCCGGCGCACCGCTTCCTGGACTCGGTCGTCGGTCGCCGTGATCGCCACGCGCACATGGGACTTGCCGGCCGGACCGTAGAAGTCCCCGGGCGCCACCACAATTCCACGATCGGCGAGCCAGCCAACGGTGTCCCAGCAGGACTCGTCACGGGTAGCCCACAGGTACAGACCCGCGACCGAATCGTCGATTCGGAATCCCGCTTCGGTCAGCCCGGCGATCAGCAGTTCGCGGCGAGCACGGTACGTCGAGCGCTGTGCGACGACGTGCCCGTCGTCGCACAGGGCGGCGGTCGCTGCCTGGGCGATGGGTGCCGGGACCATCATGCCCGCGTGTTTGCGGACCTCCAGCAGGCCCGCGATCAACATCGGGTCACCGGCTACGTACCCGAAGCGGTAACCGGCCAGGTTGGATCGCTTCGACAACGACTGCACCGACAGCAGGCCATCAAACGATCCGTCGCAGACGTCAGGGTGCAGGATTGACATTGGCTGTTCGTCCCAACCGAGCTCGATGTAGCACTCATCGCTGGCAACTGTTACGCCACGCTGACGGGCCCACGACACGACCTTGCGCAGATGTTCGACTCCGAGGACGCGACCGGTGGGGTTGGCTGGCGAGTTCAACCACAGCAGGGCCGGGGTCGATGGTCCCAGCGCGGTCAACGAGTCAGCCCGCATCACCCGGCAACCAGCGAGTTGAGCTCCCACGTCGTAGGTCGGGTAGGCGACCTGCGGGGTGACAACGGTATTCGTCGAGCCCAGGCCGAGCAGGGTCGGCAGCCAGGCGATGAACTCCTTGCTGCCGATCGTCGGCAGCACCGCGGTCGGATCCAGGTTCGGCACCCCGAGGCGGCGGTCGAACCAACCGGCGATTGACTCCCGCAGGGCCGTCGTGCCATGAGTGGTCGGATACCCAGGGCTATTGGCAGCCTCGCTCAGCGCCTGCTGGACCAGCACCGGCACCGGATCGACCGGCGTACCGATGGATAGATCGCACGTACCGCCCGGGTGCCGGGCGGCCCGCTCACGGAAGGGGACAAGGCTGTCCCACGGAAAGTCAGGGAGTTGGTGTCCGGCGAATGCCATCCAACAAGGGCTATTCGTCGTGCTCTTGCGGTGGCAAGCTCGCCACGAGGGGAACGTCCTTTTCGATGAGCCCGAGTTTCGCGGCTCCCCCGGGTGATCCCAGATCGTTGAAGAACTCCGCGTTAGCCGGGGTGTAGTCGCGCCATTCCTCCGGAACGTCGTCTTCGTAGAAGATCGCCTCAACCGGGCAGACCGGCTCGCACGCCCCGCAGTCGACGCACTCGTCGGGGTGGATGTAGAGCATCCGCTCACCCTCATAGATGCAGTCCACTGGACACTCGTCGATGCAGGCCTTGTCCTTCAAATCCACACAAGGAAGGGCGATCGTGTACGTCACGTTGGTGCTCCTGTTCGCATGAATCGGTAACCGTGGGTCAGCTTATGACGTGGGCCGCACAAGGGGTCACTCGCCCGGCTACGACAGCGGTTTGTTTGCCGATGCGCACTCGACTTTGGGCTCCGGGATGTAGTGCGTCCGAAAGTCCTGCCGTTTCACTTCTCTGCCGTCATTGAGGAAGACGCGCGCTACCGAGATGTCGAACCCGTTCACCCCGGCCGTCGTGACACAGTCGGGTCCGGAGTTCTGCTCGGTGGGAAACGGTGTGACGTTCTGTTTGGGACCTGAGACCGCCTTGATCTTGCCGTACTGCTTCTTGCCCCAGATCGACACCCTGACCGAATCGTTGGTCATCTTGGTGGTGATCAGCACGCCGTTGGGGGTGTCGTTGCGGAATTTCAAGTCCAGCTGACCCCAGGCGACAGTGGCCTCCAAGCCCGGGCGATACCGGGAGATCCAGATCAGGTGCGAGCCCTGTTCCACTCGCTCCAGACCGGCAAAGAATGCTGACGTCCACAGCGTCGTTGCCAGCGTCGAAACACCGCCACCGAGGTCTTCCTGGAGTCGGCCGCCCTCGCCGACGACGTACCCGGTCGTGAAGCCATTCGCTTTGGTCCGCTCGCCGACGATGTCATTCATTGAGAACGTGTCGCCTGGACGCAACAAGGTGTTGTTGATCTTCTTGGCAGCCTGGCCAATATTTTGCACCCGGTAGGCCGCATACGGGAATGGCTGGGTAAATCGGGCCATCGGTTCGGTGATTCCCAGCGCCGAGGCGTCCTCGGTCGTGAGCTTCGGTTGCAGCGGACCCAGCGACAAAGTGGCGGATCGGGCATCACCGGTCTTATCCAGCGCTGCTGTTACTTGGTCAGCCAAGTTCTCGTCGGTTACACCACTGCCGGCCGCGGAGGGTGTCAGAACCGGGGTTCCGGACGAGACATCCCAACTCGCGTCCTTGGCTGGCGTATCGACGGACTTGAGCTGATCGCCAAGCCGAGCGCGTAGGGCTGCCCCATCCACGACGGGCCGCAACTGCCCATCCTGTACTTGAAAGGTCAGCGCGGACGCTATGTCCGCTGGCGTCGCCTCGGCCGTCACATCGCCAGCCTTGATCGCGATCGGTTCGGCGACGGCAACGGTCGCTGCGCCAGCTTCGACTCCGCGAGCCTGCTCCGGTGACACGGTTGGTGATGATGATCCGACCGGGAGTTCGATGGGCTTGTCGGCGGTCAGGTAACCACTCGCGATGGCACCGGCGGCGGCATCACGGTTCACCAGGGTCCCTGTGGTGCCTTCGGTGAGTTTCGGGGTCGTTGCGACGTAGGTGATTTCCGGCTCGGCCATTGGTCGGTCGAACCTGGCGCCAATGGTCTCGACTTGGTTGGTCAGTTTGGTCTGATCCAACGTGAGGATGATCGGCTTCTCGCCACCACCGCTCCACGTCTTGGGCAGGTCGAAGGGGTTCCATCTGTTGGCTGCGGCGGAATCGACTGTGGCCGCCACGTCGGCATCAATACCGAGGTCCGATGGACTCACCGAGATCGTGTTATCCAGCGCCGTCAGCTTGATCGCTTCGTCACGGCGGGCAGCAACAGCAGCGTTGAGTGTGTTCAATGCGCTTTGGCGGTCGAGGCCACCGATGGCAACCCCATTGACCGTGACGCCGTCAGGAACCGTGTTGGAGCCCAACGCGTAGGCGGTCGCGAACATCGCGGTCGCCCAGAATAGGAACAGCACCGTTATTCGGATAGTGCGCTGCTGGCGAGTGACCGGAGGGCGCTGGCTGCGCGGGGTATTGGTCGCAGTGTTGGTAGTCAGCAGGTCCGGGGCGGAGTCGTCAGCAGCCTGACTGCCCGCTGACTGGGGCGGACTCGAGATGCCACTCGACACACGAACTCCGCTCGTACGCAATTGACCTGCGACGTTGCGACTCTGCGGTCGCTACGTCAACCTGACTTGCGCACATTTTAGACCGCTCAGGGAGTCAAATTGCGGTACCGGCGCGCCCAGTACGTGAGTGGGCGAGCGGCCGGATCGTCGTCCGCCTCATCACGTGCGGGGTCCCGAGTCGCCAAACCCAGGACCTGGCCAACGACGATCACGTGATCGCCGGAGACGAACTCGTGAACGGTCTGAAGCTCCAAGGAGGCGATCGCCTCGTCGAGAATGATCGCGGAGGTGATCGGACCGCGGTGGTGTGCGATGCGATCGAATTGACCGACCAGCGGCCTGCCCTTGGTCGCGAACCAACTCGCCGTGGGTGCCGCATCGGCCGACAGAATGCTCATCGCCCACCGCCTTGGCTCCCCACCGACCGAGTGGGAATCCTCCGTGGTGCACAGAGCGTCGTGGAACCGGGTGTTCGTTTCGATGCACATCAATACCTGCATCGGGTCGACTGACACTGTGCTGAACGAGTTGCCGGTCATCGCGTGATCGAAACCGTCAGAGATTGTGGTCACGACGGCAACGCCGGTGACCCACCGGGAGCCGACCTCTTTGAAGGATTCCGCGTTGACCTCGAGCTCTGACATCATCGGATGATCAGTCGATACTCAGGCCAGCAAAGACATCCGACTCTTGGCCGCTGACATCTGGTGGGCCGACCTGACCCTTGATCAACCGGAAACTCTCCACCCCCATCGCGCCATCGGCGATGTCGGAGAGCGCGAAGAAGCCACTTTGCATGTCGATCTGGGTCGGGTACGCCCGCATCGCCGCCACCTTCTTCGGCAGGAACTCGCGGCCGTCGATCGCGGTCGTGATCAGTTCGTCGGAGATTCCAAACGGGATCTCGTCCGGGTCCATCTTGGCGATCTCGCTGGTGTCGCCGGCGGCCCGCAGGGCCTCGATACCCTTGCGAATCATCGCCTTGGACATTGCCGTCCAGTAGATCTTCGGGATGTCCCACGCTTCGCCGAGTTCTGGTCGGAAAGTCGGAGCTGCGGCAAGCATCGCGCCGTACATCGCCACCCGATGGGCTTGGATGTGATCGGGGTGACCGTAGCCGCCAAAATCGTCGTAGGTGATCAGGACGTGCGGCCGAACCTCGCGAATGATCGGAACCAGATCCGCGGCGGCAGTAAGCAGGTCGGTCTGCCAGAAGCAGCCGTCGCGATCATTGGTCGGTTCACCCATCATTCCGCTGTCGCGATACTTGCCGGGCTCGCCGAGTAGTCGCCAATCGGTCACTCCGAGTTCGCGCATCGCTGCTCCGAGCTCCTCGATGCGATGATCACCAAGGCGGTCCTCATGGGCTGCGCCGATGTGTTCGAGATCGGGTACCAGCACCTCGCCTTCTTCGCCGAGGGTGCACGTCACCAGCGTCACCTGTGCGCCGTCCGCCGCACACTTGGCCATGAGTGCGCCGGAGCCGATCGTCTCGTCATCTGGATGTGCGTGAACGAGTAAGATCCGGCGGTCAGCGACGTCAGTCATGGGTCGAGGGTAGCGAGCGGGCAGGATTGTTACCCGTGACGTACTCCTTTCCTCGCCAACAGGCCCGGACCAGGCGCTTCCGACTCGGCGCACCCGGCAACTTCCACATCGGGCGTGAGGGATCGCGGGTGGCTTTCACGCGATCATCGAGTGGCACCGATCCGGTCAATTGCCTGTGGCTGATCGAGCGCGACGGTCAGGAAACTACCGAGACCCTCGTTGCTGACCCGACCGTATTGAGCACCGACGGCGAAGACCTACCCGACGTCGAGCGGGCACGACGCGAACGGATGCGCGAGACGTCCGCTGGGATCACCTCTTTCTCGACCGACCGCGACGTGACCGTGGCCGCTTTTGCCCTGTCCGGACAGGTTGGCATCGCTCGACTGAGCGGAGAACGGGCTGTGCGACTGCTGGATGTGGCGGGACCGGCCATAGACCCTCGCGTTGATCCAACTGGGCAACGGGTGGCGTGGGTTTGTGACGGTTCACTGCATGTGGCCGACATTGATGGTTCGCATGCGCGCGTGCTGGTCGAGGCCAGCACCGCGAACGAGACTTGGGGTCTGGCGGACTTCCTGGCTGCCGAGGAGTTCGACCGGATGCGTGGGTTCTGGTGGTCACCGGACGGCACTCAGCTACTCGTTCAGCAGACTGATGACGCCAGCGTGGATCAGTGGTGGATCGCAGATCCCGCCAGCCCGACGTCGGACCCCCGACCGGTTCGCTACCCCGCCGCCGGCACCACCAACCCGGACGTAGCGCTGTGGCTGGTCAATCTGGATGGCGGTCGCACGGAGGTCGCGTGGGATCACGACCGTTACTGCTACCTGCTGTCGGTTCAGTGGAACTCCCGCGGCCCCGCGCTGGTCACGGTCTTGAATCGGGAGCAGAACGACGCGGCGGTGCTCACAGCCACGCTGGGGTCCGTCCGGACCACCGAGGTCGCGCGGTTGACCGATCCCTGCTGGGTTGAATTCGTGCCCGGCACCCCGACCTGGTCACCCACCGGTCAGTTAGTGAATACCGCGTGTGGTCTGGGCTCGGTCAGGGGCGTCAGCGATGCGATTACGGTTGACGGATCGTTGCTGGGGCCTAACAGCATGCGCGTTCGCGCCGTTCTCGACGTCGCCAACGACGGCCTGCTGCTGGCGACCAATTCCGACCCCGCGGAATGCGACGTCACCCACCTGTCCTGGGCGGGCACGGCGACCGCGGTGCAAGCAGGTGGATGGAACAGCGCAGTGCGCGACGGACGGACGCTGCTGCTGACTCGCACCGACTTCGGTGAACTCACTACGACGTATCGACTAGTGGATCTGTTGACGGATGGATCCACTGCGGCACTTGCCGACGTTGCTTCGAACGCTGAGGTGCCCGCCGTGGACTTGAACCTCGACTACCTGCGGGTGGGTGAACGAGACCTGGCCACCGTCGTCGTGTGGCCTCGCGACCATGAGCCGAGATCGCGTCGGTTACCTGTGATCATGAACCCTTACGGCGGCCCGCATGCCCAACGCGTGTTGGCATCGGGGCGTTCCTTCGCCGAGAACCAATGGCTCGCGGATCAGGGCTTCGCGGTGATCGTCGCCGACGGTCGCGGCTCACCCGGGCGCGGACCTGCCTGGGAGCGGGAGATCTTCCACGACTTGGCGACCGCGCCGCTGGCCGATCAGGTGGATGCCCTGGCCGGGGTCGCCGAGCGTTGGCCTGATGACATCGACATCGACCGAGTCGGCATCACCGGGTGGTCATTCGGCGGCTACCTCGCGGCGCTGGCCGTGCTGCGTCAGCCCGACATCTTTAGGGCGGCCGTCGCCGGAGCGCCCGTCACCAACTGGCACCTCTATGACACCGCCTACACCGAGCGGTACCTCGGTAATCCGCGCGCGGATGAGAGCCCTTACGAGGCCAGCTCCCTGCTGCCGCTGGCCCCCGACCTGCGGAGACCACTAATGATCATCCACGGTATGGCCGATGACAACGTCGTGGTTGCCCATTCCCTGCAACTGTCCGGTGCACTGACTGCGGCTGGCCGCCCGCACGAGTTCCTGCCGTTGTCGAACGTCACCCACATGACGCCGCAGGAGGAAGTGGCCGAAAACCTGCTGCTCCGCGAGCTCGACTTCTTCCGCCGTCACCTGGGATAGGGCCACAGGCGCGCTTTCGGTTCGAGTTTCCCAGTGCCGTGGTTGCTTTTTCGGGCGTTTTGCGACCACAACGCGGGGAAACTCTCCCGGCCTCAGGACCCGGCGGACTACTGGGTGCGGGCCTTGCCGCGGTTCTTTTGGCGATCCTGCGCTGACAGGTACACCTTGCGGATCCGGACGAACCCGGGCACGACCTCGACGCACTCGTCGTCGCGGCAAAACTCCAACGCCTGCTCCAGACCCATCAGCCGTGGCGGCGCCAAGCTCTCGAACGCCTCGCTCGTCGCGGACCTGATGTTGTT
This window of the Candidatus Nanopelagicales bacterium genome carries:
- a CDS encoding flavin reductase; protein product: MMSELEVNAESFKEVGSRWVTGVAVVTTISDGFDHAMTGNSFSTVSVDPMQVLMCIETNTRFHDALCTTEDSHSVGGEPRRWAMSILSADAAPTASWFATKGRPLVGQFDRIAHHRGPITSAIILDEAIASLELQTVHEFVSGDHVIVVGQVLGLATRDPARDEADDDPAARPLTYWARRYRNLTP
- a CDS encoding ferredoxin family protein, producing MTYTIALPCVDLKDKACIDECPVDCIYEGERMLYIHPDECVDCGACEPVCPVEAIFYEDDVPEEWRDYTPANAEFFNDLGSPGGAAKLGLIEKDVPLVASLPPQEHDE
- a CDS encoding VanW family protein, coding for MSSGISSPPQSAGSQAADDSAPDLLTTNTATNTPRSQRPPVTRQQRTIRITVLFLFWATAMFATAYALGSNTVPDGVTVNGVAIGGLDRQSALNTLNAAVAARRDEAIKLTALDNTISVSPSDLGIDADVAATVDSAAANRWNPFDLPKTWSGGGEKPIILTLDQTKLTNQVETIGARFDRPMAEPEITYVATTPKLTEGTTGTLVNRDAAAGAIASGYLTADKPIELPVGSSSPTVSPEQARGVEAGAATVAVAEPIAIKAGDVTAEATPADIASALTFQVQDGQLRPVVDGAALRARLGDQLKSVDTPAKDASWDVSSGTPVLTPSAAGSGVTDENLADQVTAALDKTGDARSATLSLGPLQPKLTTEDASALGITEPMARFTQPFPYAAYRVQNIGQAAKKINNTLLRPGDTFSMNDIVGERTKANGFTTGYVVGEGGRLQEDLGGGVSTLATTLWTSAFFAGLERVEQGSHLIWISRYRPGLEATVAWGQLDLKFRNDTPNGVLITTKMTNDSVRVSIWGKKQYGKIKAVSGPKQNVTPFPTEQNSGPDCVTTAGVNGFDISVARVFLNDGREVKRQDFRTHYIPEPKVECASANKPLS
- a CDS encoding citrate (Si)-synthase, with the protein product MSETAADSPAVLQYPGGELTLDRVAAVEGEDGFDVSNLLKSTGCVTLDPGFVNTAACESAITYIDGDAGILRYRGYPIEQLAQQSTFIEVSYLLIYGRLPSATELAAFSDKLRIHTLLHEDLKNFFTGFPSDAHPMPVLSSAVSALSTFYQDSLDPFDAEQVEISTIRLLAKVPTIAAYALRTSGGQPLLYPDNSLGIVDNFLRMTFGWPAEPYEVNPVMSRALDMLLILHADHEQNCSTSTVRLVGSSQANLFASVSAGINALFGPLHGGANQAVLKMLTQIHESDDSVDQFIARVKNREDGVKLMGFGHRVYKNYD
- the dapC gene encoding succinyldiaminopimelate transaminase, giving the protein MAFAGHQLPDFPWDSLVPFRERAARHPGGTCDLSIGTPVDPVPVLVQQALSEAANSPGYPTTHGTTALRESIAGWFDRRLGVPNLDPTAVLPTIGSKEFIAWLPTLLGLGSTNTVVTPQVAYPTYDVGAQLAGCRVMRADSLTALGPSTPALLWLNSPANPTGRVLGVEHLRKVVSWARQRGVTVASDECYIELGWDEQPMSILHPDVCDGSFDGLLSVQSLSKRSNLAGYRFGYVAGDPMLIAGLLEVRKHAGMMVPAPIAQAATAALCDDGHVVAQRSTYRARRELLIAGLTEAGFRIDDSVAGLYLWATRDESCWDTVGWLADRGIVVAPGDFYGPAGKSHVRVAITATDDRVQEAVRRLAIAEPESSV
- the mshB gene encoding N-acetyl-1-D-myo-inositol-2-amino-2-deoxy-alpha-D-glucopyranoside deacetylase, with the translated sequence MTDVADRRILLVHAHPDDETIGSGALMAKCAADGAQVTLVTCTLGEEGEVLVPDLEHIGAAHEDRLGDHRIEELGAAMRELGVTDWRLLGEPGKYRDSGMMGEPTNDRDGCFWQTDLLTAAADLVPIIREVRPHVLITYDDFGGYGHPDHIQAHRVAMYGAMLAAAPTFRPELGEAWDIPKIYWTAMSKAMIRKGIEALRAAGDTSEIAKMDPDEIPFGISDELITTAIDGREFLPKKVAAMRAYPTQIDMQSGFFALSDIADGAMGVESFRLIKGQVGPPDVSGQESDVFAGLSID
- a CDS encoding S9 family peptidase produces the protein MAFTRSSSGTDPVNCLWLIERDGQETTETLVADPTVLSTDGEDLPDVERARRERMRETSAGITSFSTDRDVTVAAFALSGQVGIARLSGERAVRLLDVAGPAIDPRVDPTGQRVAWVCDGSLHVADIDGSHARVLVEASTANETWGLADFLAAEEFDRMRGFWWSPDGTQLLVQQTDDASVDQWWIADPASPTSDPRPVRYPAAGTTNPDVALWLVNLDGGRTEVAWDHDRYCYLLSVQWNSRGPALVTVLNREQNDAAVLTATLGSVRTTEVARLTDPCWVEFVPGTPTWSPTGQLVNTACGLGSVRGVSDAITVDGSLLGPNSMRVRAVLDVANDGLLLATNSDPAECDVTHLSWAGTATAVQAGGWNSAVRDGRTLLLTRTDFGELTTTYRLVDLLTDGSTAALADVASNAEVPAVDLNLDYLRVGERDLATVVVWPRDHEPRSRRLPVIMNPYGGPHAQRVLASGRSFAENQWLADQGFAVIVADGRGSPGRGPAWEREIFHDLATAPLADQVDALAGVAERWPDDIDIDRVGITGWSFGGYLAALAVLRQPDIFRAAVAGAPVTNWHLYDTAYTERYLGNPRADESPYEASSLLPLAPDLRRPLMIIHGMADDNVVVAHSLQLSGALTAAGRPHEFLPLSNVTHMTPQEEVAENLLLRELDFFRRHLG